The Streptomyces pactum genome contains a region encoding:
- a CDS encoding HAMP domain-containing sensor histidine kinase, whose translation MGVVTDIRGRSRAAKLAAAVSCAKAGRSGKRTVSLFWRIFSLNAAGLVVATALLLGPVTVSTPVLPGEALILLAGLAALLAGNAVVLRMGLTPLHRLGRAMATADLLVPGARPTVAGPAEAAQLTATYNTMLDRLQAERAAGAGRALQAQERERHRIARELHDEVGQTLTAVLLQLKRVADRVPGELREDVSLAQEATRAGLDEIRRIARRLRPGVLEELGLASALRSLAAEFTHHGLTVHHQVPGALPPLAPEAELVIYRVAQEGLTNTARHAAADRAELSLRALPDCVELLVRDNGTGLGAAPEGAGIRGMRERALLTGAEIHFQPAPVRGTDVRLRVPVPPGDRTAGRALDVIGDRSPDRTGDRP comes from the coding sequence ATGGGTGTCGTGACGGATATACGCGGCCGGTCGCGGGCGGCGAAGCTGGCTGCGGCGGTGTCGTGCGCGAAGGCCGGGAGGAGCGGGAAGAGGACCGTGTCGTTGTTCTGGCGGATTTTCTCGCTCAACGCCGCGGGCCTGGTCGTCGCCACAGCACTGCTGCTGGGACCCGTCACCGTGTCGACGCCCGTCCTGCCCGGGGAGGCGCTGATCCTGCTGGCGGGCCTCGCGGCGCTGCTGGCCGGCAACGCGGTCGTCCTGCGCATGGGTCTCACCCCGCTGCACAGGCTGGGCCGGGCCATGGCCACCGCCGACCTGCTGGTGCCCGGGGCCCGCCCGACGGTCGCCGGACCGGCCGAGGCGGCGCAGCTCACAGCGACGTACAACACGATGCTGGACCGGCTCCAGGCCGAACGCGCCGCGGGCGCCGGCCGTGCCCTGCAAGCCCAGGAACGCGAACGACATCGCATCGCCCGCGAGCTCCACGACGAGGTCGGCCAGACCCTCACCGCCGTGCTCCTCCAGCTCAAGCGGGTCGCCGACCGGGTGCCCGGCGAACTGCGCGAGGACGTGTCCCTCGCCCAGGAGGCCACCCGGGCCGGCCTCGACGAGATCCGCCGCATCGCCCGTCGTCTGCGCCCCGGTGTCCTCGAGGAGCTCGGCCTCGCCAGCGCCCTGCGCTCGCTCGCCGCCGAGTTCACGCACCACGGGCTGACCGTTCACCATCAGGTCCCCGGCGCCCTGCCCCCGCTCGCCCCGGAGGCGGAACTCGTGATCTACCGGGTGGCCCAGGAGGGTCTGACCAACACCGCCCGCCACGCCGCCGCAGACCGCGCGGAGCTCAGTCTCCGCGCGCTGCCGGACTGCGTCGAACTACTCGTCCGCGACAACGGCACCGGCCTCGGCGCGGCCCCCGAGGGCGCCGGCATCCGGGGTATGCGCGAACGGGCCCTGTTGACAGGAGCCGAGATCCACTTCCAACCCGCCCCCGTACGGGGCACCGACGTGCGCCTGCGCGTCCCCGTCCCGCCGGGGGACCGGACCGCGGGCCGGGCCCTGGACGTCATCGGGGACCGGTCCCCGGACCGAACCGGAGACCGCCCCTGA
- a CDS encoding cation:proton antiporter regulatory subunit yields the protein MSAPRLKATPLPGIGVQYDLVTREHRHLSVVAHRDGTRTVNMYRADDPDSCAHSLRLAGAEAGALIDALKPSHHSASLLYTTDLGLVAERIEVAATSRWNGRLLGETCMRTETGASIVAVLRRAEAIPSPAPDFRLVGGDTLIVIGTREGVDAAATILGQE from the coding sequence GTGTCAGCTCCACGCCTGAAGGCGACGCCGCTGCCGGGTATCGGGGTCCAGTACGACCTGGTGACCCGCGAACACCGCCACCTGTCGGTGGTGGCACACCGCGACGGCACCCGCACGGTGAACATGTACCGGGCCGACGACCCCGATTCCTGCGCCCACTCGCTTCGACTGGCCGGCGCGGAGGCGGGCGCGCTGATCGACGCGCTGAAGCCTTCCCACCACAGCGCGAGCCTGCTCTACACCACGGATCTCGGCCTGGTCGCCGAGCGGATCGAGGTGGCCGCGACCTCCCGCTGGAACGGCCGTCTGCTGGGCGAGACGTGCATGCGGACCGAGACCGGCGCGTCGATCGTCGCGGTGCTGCGGCGGGCCGAGGCGATTCCGTCGCCGGCGCCGGACTTCCGGCTGGTGGGTGGCGACACCCTGATCGTCATCGGCACCCGCGAGGGCGTCGACGCGGCCGCGACGATACTCGGGCAGGAGTGA
- a CDS encoding cation:proton antiporter, with amino-acid sequence MHSAVLLIEFGSIILGLGLLGRFAGRYRLSPIPLYLLAGLAFGEGGLLPLGASEEFVAIGAEIGVILLLLMLGLEYTAGDLVTNLKSHYPAGLVDCAFNAVPGAVAALLLGWGPVAAVVLAGVTWISSSGVIAKVLGDLGRVGNRETPVILSVLVLEDLAMAVYLPIVTALVAGAGLMTGSITLAVALAAAGLVLFVAVRYGRLISRFVSSDDPEKLLLVVLGLTILVAGIAQQLQVSAAVGAFLVGIALSGEVAEGAHTLLSPLRDLFAAVFFVFFGLHTDPASIPPVLLPALALALLTAVTKIATGYWAARRAGISVKGRWRTGGALVARGEFSIVIAGLAVSAGIEPSLGPLATAYVLILVVLGPLTARFTEPLATRLFRRRDNPDLPGGLPDGTPQTAGAEASVGD; translated from the coding sequence GTGCACTCCGCGGTTCTGCTGATCGAGTTCGGTTCCATCATCCTGGGACTCGGGCTGCTCGGCCGGTTCGCCGGCCGGTACCGCCTCTCCCCCATCCCGCTGTACCTGCTGGCCGGGCTGGCGTTCGGCGAGGGCGGGCTGCTGCCGCTGGGCGCGAGCGAGGAGTTCGTCGCCATCGGCGCCGAGATCGGCGTCATCCTCCTGCTGCTGATGCTCGGCCTCGAGTACACGGCCGGCGACCTGGTCACCAACCTCAAGTCCCACTACCCGGCCGGCCTCGTGGACTGCGCGTTCAACGCCGTGCCGGGTGCGGTGGCCGCGCTGCTGCTGGGCTGGGGCCCGGTGGCCGCCGTCGTCCTGGCCGGCGTGACCTGGATCTCCTCGTCCGGCGTCATCGCCAAGGTGCTCGGCGACCTCGGCCGGGTCGGCAACCGGGAGACTCCGGTGATCCTGAGCGTGCTGGTCCTGGAGGACCTGGCGATGGCGGTGTACCTGCCGATCGTCACGGCGCTGGTGGCCGGTGCCGGGCTGATGACCGGGAGCATCACGCTGGCGGTCGCACTGGCGGCGGCCGGCCTGGTGCTGTTCGTGGCGGTGCGGTACGGCCGTCTGATCTCGCGGTTCGTCTCCAGCGACGACCCGGAGAAGCTGCTCCTCGTGGTGCTGGGCCTGACGATCCTGGTCGCGGGCATCGCGCAGCAGCTCCAGGTCTCGGCCGCGGTGGGTGCGTTCCTGGTGGGCATCGCGCTGTCCGGGGAAGTCGCGGAGGGCGCGCACACGCTGCTGAGCCCGCTGCGGGACCTGTTCGCCGCGGTCTTCTTCGTCTTCTTCGGGCTGCACACGGACCCGGCTAGCATTCCGCCGGTTCTGCTGCCCGCGCTGGCGCTGGCCCTGCTCACCGCGGTAACCAAGATCGCCACCGGTTACTGGGCGGCGCGGCGTGCGGGAATCTCCGTGAAGGGCCGCTGGCGCACGGGCGGTGCGCTGGTGGCGCGCGGCGAGTTCTCGATCGTCATCGCGGGTCTCGCGGTCTCGGCCGGCATCGAACCGTCCCTGGGCCCGCTGGCCACGGCCTACGTCCTCATCCTGGTCGTCCTCGGCCCCCTCACCGCCCGCTTCACCGAGCCGCTGGCCACCCGCCTGTTCCGCCGCCGGGACAACCCCGACCTCCCCGGCGGCCTCCCCGATGGGACGCCGCAGACGGCGGGGGCGGAGGCGTCGGTGGGCGACTGA
- a CDS encoding MazG nucleotide pyrophosphohydrolase domain-containing protein, with the protein MSSSPADLVRAFHHAFGLDARSTPTEISPELAAHRGELLAEEAAEVAEVSVTGPLDHLAHELADVVYVAYGTALVHGIDLDEVIAEIHRSNMTKLGPDGRISRRADGKVLKGDHYEAPDVLGVLRRQGWTPRTPGAVETPGA; encoded by the coding sequence ATGAGTTCCTCGCCCGCCGACCTGGTCCGTGCCTTCCACCACGCCTTCGGGCTGGACGCCCGCAGCACTCCGACCGAGATCTCGCCCGAGCTGGCCGCCCACAGAGGCGAGCTGCTCGCCGAGGAGGCCGCCGAGGTCGCCGAGGTGTCGGTGACGGGCCCGCTCGACCACCTCGCGCACGAACTGGCCGACGTGGTCTACGTCGCCTACGGCACGGCACTCGTCCACGGCATCGATCTCGACGAGGTGATCGCCGAGATCCACCGCTCCAACATGACCAAGCTGGGCCCCGACGGCCGGATCAGCCGCAGAGCCGACGGCAAGGTACTCAAGGGCGACCACTACGAGGCACCGGACGTGCTGGGCGTACTGCGTCGGCAGGGGTGGACGCCGCGGACACCGGGGGCGGTGGAGACGCCGGGCGCCTGA
- a CDS encoding IS110 family transposase gives MDNTADQDVVGGVDSHTDTLHVAVISDNGGHLADAEFTTTAAGYAAALAFLTAHGHVIAIGVEGTASYGAGFTRAAREAGLHVVEVNRPDRAERRRIGKSDPIDAYAAARAALSGRASSAPKDDTVAGIRALHNAARSAVKARTAALNQIGSLLITAPDTIRAKYGRLKGTDRTDALARLRPAGDAVHTAVLTALKSLARRVKKLTVEHETLVKALDSVVSVHNPGLRAAHGVGPDTAAQLLVTAGGNPDRMRTEASFAALCGAAPVPASSGRTNRHRLSRGGDRQANAALYRVALVRMSSDSRTREYVARQTAAGRTKKEIIRLLKRAIAREMFRCLTTTVTVPGIDDLRPLRRSKNITLTAAARHFALWPATISTLERGTRRDDDLAHAYRNWLQAV, from the coding sequence ATGGACAACACGGCAGACCAGGATGTGGTCGGCGGGGTCGACTCCCACACCGACACCCTCCACGTCGCGGTCATCAGCGACAACGGCGGCCATCTCGCGGACGCCGAGTTCACCACCACTGCCGCCGGATACGCCGCGGCCCTGGCCTTCCTGACCGCCCACGGCCACGTGATCGCCATCGGGGTGGAGGGCACCGCCTCCTACGGAGCCGGATTCACCCGCGCCGCCCGCGAGGCGGGGCTTCATGTCGTGGAGGTCAACCGGCCCGACCGGGCCGAACGCCGCCGCATCGGCAAGTCCGACCCCATCGACGCCTACGCCGCCGCCCGCGCCGCCCTGTCCGGACGAGCCTCCAGCGCCCCCAAGGACGACACGGTCGCGGGCATACGCGCCCTGCACAACGCCGCCCGCTCCGCGGTCAAGGCCCGCACCGCCGCCCTGAACCAGATCGGCAGCCTCCTCATCACCGCTCCCGACACCATCCGCGCCAAGTACGGCCGGCTCAAAGGAACGGACCGCACCGACGCCCTCGCCCGGCTGCGGCCCGCCGGGGACGCGGTCCATACCGCGGTCCTCACCGCGCTGAAGAGTCTCGCCCGACGCGTCAAGAAACTGACGGTCGAACACGAGACCCTGGTCAAGGCACTGGACAGCGTGGTGAGTGTCCACAACCCCGGACTGCGAGCCGCCCACGGAGTCGGCCCCGACACCGCGGCCCAACTGCTCGTCACCGCCGGAGGCAACCCCGACCGCATGCGGACCGAGGCCTCCTTCGCGGCCCTGTGCGGAGCCGCACCGGTCCCCGCCTCCAGCGGCCGGACCAACCGCCACCGCCTCTCGCGAGGCGGCGACCGGCAAGCAAACGCAGCCCTCTACCGCGTCGCCCTGGTCCGCATGTCGAGCGACTCCCGCACCCGCGAGTACGTGGCACGTCAGACCGCCGCCGGCCGGACGAAGAAGGAGATCATCCGGCTGCTGAAACGGGCCATCGCCCGGGAGATGTTCCGCTGCCTGACCACCACGGTCACCGTCCCCGGCATCGACGATCTACGGCCGCTGCGGCGGTCCAAGAACATCACCCTGACCGCTGCAGCCCGCCACTTCGCCCTCTGGCCGGCCACCATCTCCACCCTCGAACGCGGGACCCGCCGAGACGACGACCTCGCCCACGCCTACCGCAACTGGCTCCAAGCCGTTTGA
- a CDS encoding TAXI family TRAP transporter solute-binding subunit: MSTLLSRIGRRRAVQGTVAGAVALGLLLWWLLPLGEKPPSGAITFSTGTRAGVYQKYGELLRTELRKDMPGLKVRLMTSAGSQENVERVASGEADFTIAAADAVETYKIAGRPGAEELRGVTRLYDDYVQLVVPSDSDIQSVADLRGKRVAIGLPNSGVRLIATRLLKAVGIDPEKDITPRADGIDTGPGRLGEELDAFFWSGGVPTDGLRQIAESSAFRFVPIGEDLVTRLHESGGATRYYRTTNMPESAYPTVQNGAVVPTMAVSNLLVTRADMDPRLTEWLTRTVLDSRDGIGATVHSAQLVDLRTAIYTDPLELHEGARRYYRSVKP, translated from the coding sequence ATGTCCACGCTGCTGTCCCGTATCGGCAGACGCCGGGCCGTGCAGGGCACGGTCGCCGGTGCGGTCGCCCTCGGGCTGCTGCTGTGGTGGCTGCTGCCGCTGGGCGAGAAGCCGCCGAGCGGGGCGATCACGTTCAGCACGGGCACACGTGCGGGCGTCTACCAGAAGTACGGCGAACTGCTGCGCACCGAGCTGCGCAAGGACATGCCGGGCCTGAAGGTGCGGCTGATGACCAGCGCGGGCTCGCAGGAGAACGTCGAGCGGGTGGCGTCCGGGGAGGCCGACTTCACGATCGCCGCGGCCGACGCGGTGGAGACGTACAAGATCGCGGGCAGGCCCGGCGCCGAGGAACTGCGCGGTGTCACCCGCCTCTACGACGACTACGTGCAGCTCGTGGTGCCGAGCGACTCGGACATCCAGTCCGTCGCCGACCTGCGCGGCAAGCGGGTCGCCATCGGGCTGCCCAACTCGGGCGTACGGCTGATCGCCACCCGGCTGCTGAAGGCCGTGGGTATCGACCCGGAGAAGGACATCACGCCCCGCGCGGACGGGATCGACACCGGCCCAGGGCGGCTGGGCGAGGAGCTCGACGCGTTCTTCTGGTCGGGCGGCGTACCGACGGACGGGCTCAGGCAGATCGCGGAGAGTTCCGCCTTCCGTTTCGTGCCGATCGGCGAGGACCTCGTGACCCGACTGCACGAATCCGGCGGCGCGACCCGCTACTACCGCACCACCAACATGCCCGAGTCGGCCTACCCCACCGTGCAGAACGGTGCCGTGGTGCCCACGATGGCGGTCTCCAACCTGCTGGTGACCCGCGCGGACATGGATCCGCGGCTCACCGAGTGGCTGACCCGGACCGTGCTCGACAGCCGCGACGGCATCGGGGCGACCGTCCACTCCGCGCAACTGGTGGATCTGCGCACCGCGATCTACACCGACCCACTCGAGCTGCATGAGGGGGCCCGGCGCTACTACCGGTCGGTGAAACCGTAG
- a CDS encoding HAMP domain-containing sensor histidine kinase encodes MSTRLLPLLIVLMAAVLLALGVPLGVSVARAEQQKVVIDRIDDTARFAALAQFVTEDVPGGSRRTTTDERLETLQTELISYYEVYGIKAGVFYRNHIPMANAPTTWFLPQTGEVRDSFDEALLSRRSHDPQQVWPWEDGRLVVASPVIRDGDVVAVVVTDSPTDSMRSRTLRGWLVIGAGEIAAMLLAVGAALRLTGWVLRPVRVLDATTHDIATGRLKSRVAPAGGPPELRRLAGSFNEMADHVEDVLEQQRAFVADASHQLRNPLAALLLRIELLALELPEGNEEIASVQTEGKRLARVLDDLLDLALAEHSQADLQVTDIGALAAERVAAWSPTAEVKGVGLVGDCPPTTGWADPVTLSSALDAVIDNAVKFTPADETVRVTVSSTGDAATVVVTDNGPGLTDEELARVGDRFWRSGRHQNIKGSGLGLSICRALLAAGDGSITFGHHEPHGLEVTVTMPRSGPTAGAGAGAGTGERKEP; translated from the coding sequence GTGAGCACACGCCTGCTCCCGCTGCTCATCGTCCTGATGGCGGCCGTACTGCTCGCCCTCGGCGTTCCCTTGGGAGTCAGCGTCGCCCGCGCGGAGCAGCAGAAGGTCGTCATCGACCGGATAGACGACACGGCACGCTTCGCCGCGCTCGCCCAGTTCGTCACCGAGGACGTGCCGGGCGGCTCCCGCCGGACGACCACGGACGAACGCCTGGAGACGCTGCAGACCGAGCTCATCAGCTACTACGAGGTCTACGGCATCAAGGCGGGCGTCTTCTACCGCAACCACATCCCCATGGCCAACGCGCCCACGACCTGGTTCCTCCCTCAGACCGGCGAGGTGCGCGACTCCTTCGACGAGGCGTTGCTCAGCCGCCGCAGCCACGACCCGCAGCAGGTGTGGCCGTGGGAGGACGGCCGGCTCGTCGTCGCCTCGCCCGTCATCCGGGACGGGGACGTGGTCGCGGTCGTGGTCACCGACTCGCCCACCGACTCGATGCGGTCGCGCACCCTGCGCGGCTGGCTGGTCATCGGCGCCGGCGAGATCGCCGCGATGCTGCTCGCCGTCGGCGCCGCGCTACGGCTGACCGGCTGGGTGCTCAGGCCGGTACGGGTGCTCGACGCCACCACCCACGACATCGCCACCGGACGGCTCAAGTCGCGGGTCGCGCCGGCCGGTGGACCGCCGGAGCTCAGACGCCTGGCCGGGTCGTTCAACGAGATGGCGGACCACGTGGAGGACGTGCTGGAGCAGCAGCGTGCCTTCGTCGCCGACGCCTCGCACCAACTGCGCAACCCCCTCGCGGCGCTGCTTCTGCGCATCGAGCTGCTGGCGCTGGAGCTGCCCGAGGGCAACGAGGAGATCGCCTCCGTCCAGACCGAGGGCAAGCGCCTGGCCCGGGTCCTGGACGACCTGCTCGACCTGGCGCTCGCCGAGCACAGTCAGGCCGACCTGCAAGTCACCGACATCGGCGCGCTGGCCGCCGAGCGGGTGGCGGCCTGGTCGCCGACGGCCGAGGTCAAGGGCGTAGGGCTGGTGGGGGACTGCCCGCCGACCACCGGCTGGGCCGACCCGGTGACGCTGTCGAGCGCCCTGGACGCGGTCATCGACAACGCGGTGAAGTTCACGCCGGCCGACGAGACCGTCCGGGTCACCGTCTCCTCCACCGGGGACGCCGCCACCGTCGTCGTCACCGACAACGGTCCCGGGCTGACCGACGAGGAACTCGCGCGCGTGGGCGACCGCTTCTGGCGCAGCGGCCGGCACCAGAACATCAAGGGCTCCGGCCTCGGCCTGTCCATCTGCCGGGCGCTGCTCGCGGCGGGCGACGGCTCGATCACCTTCGGCCACCACGAGCCGCACGGCCTCGAGGTGACGGTCACGATGCCGAGATCCGGGCCGACGGCGGGGGCGGGGGCGGGGGCGGGGACGGGCGAGCGGAAGGAGCCGTAG
- a CDS encoding response regulator transcription factor: MRLLLVEDDNHVAAALSAILARHGFDVTHARSGEEALQALVPEGDCFGVVLLDLGLPDQDGYEVCGKIRKRTSTPVIMVTARSDVRSRIHGLNLGADDYVVKPYDTGELLARIHAVSRRTAHEDTTGSTETVVRLGAVRIELPTRQVSVDGSVVQLTRKEFDLLALLAQRPGVVFRREQIISEVWRTSWEGTGRTLEVHVASLRAKLRMPALIETVRGVGYRLVAPAG; this comes from the coding sequence ATGAGACTGCTGCTCGTCGAGGACGACAACCACGTGGCCGCCGCCCTGTCCGCGATCCTGGCACGGCACGGCTTCGACGTCACCCACGCGCGCAGCGGCGAGGAAGCACTCCAGGCGCTCGTCCCCGAGGGCGACTGCTTCGGCGTCGTCCTGCTCGACCTCGGCCTGCCCGACCAGGACGGCTACGAGGTCTGCGGCAAGATCCGCAAGCGCACCAGCACCCCGGTCATCATGGTCACCGCCCGCTCCGACGTCCGCTCCCGCATCCACGGCCTCAACCTCGGCGCCGACGACTACGTGGTCAAGCCGTACGACACCGGAGAGCTGCTCGCCCGGATCCACGCCGTCAGCCGGCGCACCGCCCACGAGGACACCACGGGGAGCACCGAGACCGTGGTGCGCCTGGGAGCGGTGCGCATCGAACTGCCGACGCGCCAGGTCAGCGTGGACGGTTCGGTTGTCCAACTCACCCGCAAGGAGTTCGACCTCCTCGCCCTGCTCGCACAGCGCCCCGGAGTGGTCTTCCGCCGGGAGCAGATCATCAGCGAGGTCTGGCGCACGAGCTGGGAGGGGACCGGGCGCACGCTGGAGGTGCACGTCGCCTCGCTGCGCGCCAAGCTGCGCATGCCGGCGCTCATCGAGACCGTCCGTGGCGTCGGCTACCGCCTCGTCGCGCCCGCCGGGTAG